CCGCCGCCGCCTCCGTCCGTCCCGCCGTCCGCTCCCCCGCCGCCGCCGCCACACACGCACAATTGGCAATACACCATTGATGGGGAGGACCAATTCTCGTATCATGTTACGAGAACTTGCTCCTGCGGTGCGTCGGAGAGCTATCGCTCTCCCAAGCCCAACGTAGGGTAAAACCCAGCATCCATGTTGAGCGCCGGACAAATACTCGGGCACCGTGCCTTCAGGTTGGGGGCCGGATGTGTCATTCTGGCGCTCGGAGCTTGGTTTGCTTTCTCAAACCTTGATCGTGAAGATTCCGCGCCCTTGGACCGGGTTTCCTCGCAGGAGACCCGGGAAAAGGGCGCGAATCGAAACGGGCTAACGGACCGCTCCGAATCGGCCCGAAAACGCCGCGATTCCGAGAAGTCTGACGACATCACTCCGGATGAAGCGCGGAAGCTTCTTTCGGCCGCCCGGGAGAATCCGGATATCATGCGCCGTAGCGCGGATTGTATCAGTATCATCGGGAGGCTTTGCGCCGCGGGCTATACGGAGGAAGCTTGGTCCATGATCGAGGAAGGTCCCGGACAGGTACGGGACTCGGAACTCGTGAGATTCTTCAAAGCCGCCGGACTGAGTCCCGCGGAGATGATCTCGAAAGTCGAAAATCTTCCCTACAAGGGTGAAGCTTTCAACGCGCTGCGCGGCTATTTTTCATCTTTGGACCCGGCCAGCACCTCGGCTTTGTTGGCAGACCCCTCTTTCAAGGAGTTCATCCGCAAGCTGGACGAATCTTCTCCCGGCGTCCTCGGCAGGGCGATCTCCGCCTCGCTCACGGGTCGCCTCGCATTCTCGGGAAGCACGGCGGAAAAGATGGCGGCAAGGGATCTGGCGATGAGATACCATGCCGACGGTGTCCTCAATGACGGGCAGTTTGTTCAGATTCTCAAAGCGGACGAAACTGGCGACAGCTTTGACAAGTGGGCGCTGGTTGCCAATGCCCTGCCAAATCCGGGGCGCGGCAGCGACGCTGCCACGTTGCGGAAAGACGTCATCGAGGGCATGGTCAATGCGGACGCGCCGAAGGCGCTCCAGCAACTGGCGAAGGTCCCCGGTCGACAGGGCTTCCTGGATCTTCTGGCCGGCGTCAAGAAGTGGGGAAATATGGATCCCTCGGCCGCGGCCCAATGGTTCCAAACCAGCAGGAACGGCCTCAATCAGACGCAACGCGACAGCGTGGCGATGGCTTTCTATCAGCTGGCCTTGGATGCGGGAGAGCCTGAAGGAGCGGAGCAATGGGCTGGTGAGATTAGCAATGCCCAATTGAAGCAAGAGGCGGTTAAGCGTCTTCCCAAGAAAGCGTCTTCGGAGAAATGAACTCCGGATCGCCCGGGCGGAACGGAAGATATTGCAGGCCGGGTTTTTGCTTCATCCGAAGACCTGCTGTTAGATAGGCCGGCAGCCGTGGATTTTGGTGGTGAACCGGAAACCGGTGCTCTATGCCGATGGGCATGACCCTGCTGCCTCGCCTTTTGATCCCCGCAATGCGGTCCGATGTCCACGGACCGGGCAGGCAGCTTCTCGCGCGAGCTTTGGTTTCCTCGCTCGGGCGCAGCATGTTTAGCGGGCAAGTGACCGTGATCCGGGAGGATAGTCGCCCCTTGTTCAAGATTCCAAGGAGGGATGTCGACGAGTTTACCTTTACCCCACCTCCGCCTGCTTCCCATACCCGGCCGGAACCTCCTGCCAATCTGGGTCGCCTGGGACTGCTTGCCTCGATGGCGTCCTTGAATTTGGATCCTAGGCAGTGGGTGGTGATCATGGATGCGGCGAGCTTGGTGCTCCGGAACATCGATCACCTGATTGATCCCGATTTCCCCGGACCCCACGCCCCTCCTGAAGTGGACTTCTACTGGGCTGCCGGGACGGATGGTCAGGATGCCTCCCGCGGATTCTGGGCAGTGCGCGGTGAGCACCTGCCCAAAGTGCTGGCCCTCTGGGAGAAGCTTGAGGAAGCCCTTCCGGAAGGAACCTCGGAATCGGCGGTATGGGCGCGGGTCGTAAGCTTGTTGCCTCTACGCAAGAAACGCTTTGAAGGTGGTGAGGTTGTCTCGCCGGAGATGAGCGCGCTGAATTGGGAGGATGTCAGTCATTCCGCGGTGGTTACCATCCCGGACTGGCCCCCTGAGGAGCAGGAGCAATTTCTGCAGGCGCTCTTCTTCGGAACTTACTTCGGAGATCGGACGGGCTTGATGCTCCAGATTCTGGATGCCTGACAAGGCCTCTTCCCAAGTGGGAATTGTTCGCAGGCGGACGAGGGATTGCCGTTGAGCAGCGGGGACATCTTTGTCTAGCGTCCGCCATGCAAAGATGGGTCGCCGTACTGGGAATCTCGTGGATTTTGGCTAGCTGTGGAGGAACCGGGATTCCCTCCGACGGGAATATCCAGACCGGTGCGGAGCCCGCGGAAGGCGGCATTTCGGAGGTTCCGAACCCGTCCCCGGAGATGGCGGCGAAGAGCAAGACCTCATTGGAAACCCTGCGCCACGGCCATGTCACCTACATGCTGAAGTGCGGCGAGTGCCACCACTACATGCTGCCGAAGGAGGTCGATACCGAGGACTGGGAAGACGCGATGCCGAAGATGATCCGCCACGCCGGCCTGGCACCGGAGGATGAGAAGGCCGTGCTTTCCTACGTACTGGCGGTCAAGGCAATGTGAGACATTGCAGGCCTCAGTGCGGTCTGTTAGGATCGGGACCATGAAGAAAAGCCTCCTCATCGTCCCGCTCCTGCTGCTGGCCGCCTGCGCGACCCAAGTCAAAACGGCACCCGCACCGGATGCCGCGATGTCGCAGCGCAGCGGGGTGAAGATGGAGACCCTGCAGCGCGGGCACACCGTTTACCTCTCCCAGTGCGGCCGCTGCCATCAGCACATCATGCCCGCAGACGTGACGAAGTCGGATTGGCACGTGGTGGTGCCGGGCATGGCGTGGAATGCCGGGATTTCCGCGGCGGATGAAAAGGCGCTTGCGGCCTACCTGACCGCGGCCGCCCATTGAGCCACCTCACTTTTTGCCGTAGTTCTCCGTCAGGTAGTCGATGAGTGGCTGGACGGATTCCTCCGGGATCGGTGCTCCGAATTTGTCCCTCATCTTCAACACCGCTGCTTCCCAGAATTTCCGGGGCATGGGCGGCTGGGTGGCGATGTATTCCACGGAGTGGCAGGTGTAGCAGTAGGCGTTCGCCAGCTCGGAACCCTTGCCCTCCTTGAATTTCATTGGCTCCACGGGCAGCTCGATCTTCTTCTCCACCGCCAGCGTGAGAAGCGGGGCCAGCAGGATCAGCGGGAAAAATCGTTTCATGGCTCAGGCGATCTCGACGTTCACGGTTTCCACTACATTCCGCATGTAGCCGGCGGGGTTCCAGAGGGCCTCGGCAGGCTGGCTCTCGCCCACGCGGTTGAAGGCGCGGACTTTCCATTCGGCCCGGCCCTTGGCACGTGCTTGATGGATCAGGGTCCACTCGCGGAAAGAGAAGCGCCCCAGATCCTCTCCCAAAGTCGTGGCGATCCAGGTTTTCCCGCCGTCGCCGGAGAATTGCACCTCCTTGATACCCTCTCCGCCATCGAAGGCGATGCCCCGGATGCTGACCTGCTCTCCGGCTTTCACCACCGCGCCATCGGGGTGGCTCGTGATGAAGGAGCGGACATTCAGCCGGTTGATCGGAATCGTGTTGGCTGGCGCGGTCCCCGGCGGAACGCAGGCCCCTGCCGTATCCGGGATCCGGTAGGCGGTCTTCACCCAGAAGCCCTCGAAGGGCTGGTCCAGCACGGTGATCTCGCTCAGATGCTTCACCCAGTAGGTGGCGTAGTAGCCCGGCACCACCAGACGGATTGGAAAGCCATTCAGCATCGGCAGGTCTTCGCCGTTCATCGAGTGGGCGATGAGGATTTCCCCGTCCAGCGCCTTCCCCAGATCGAGGGCCTTCACGAAATCCGGGGTCCCGGGCATCACCGCCGTGTCCAGCCCGTCGAAGGAAACCTGCTTCGCCCCCGGCTTCACGCCCGCCTTTTCCAGCACGTCCTTCAGGCGCACGCCCTTCCAGCGGGCATTGCCCATCGCGCCGTTGCCGAGCTGGCCGCCACCCACCCGCGGCTGGATGAAGCCACGGCTGTTTCCGGAACACTGGGCCACGGCGACCGTTTCCACCTGCTCGAAGTTGTTCTTCAAATCGTCGAGCGACAGTGAAAGCGGCGTGCCCACCGAGCCCTTGATCGAAAGCCGGAAGGTTTCGGTATCGATGGAAAGCGGGATATTCGAAAGGTGGTAGCGGACGAAGAAGGCGTCGTTCGGAGTCAGCACGCCTTCATTGAAGATGGAAAAGGGCGTCTCCAACTGCGGAGGGCGGGAGGTGAGCAGGATCAGTGGACGCTTGCCCGGATAGCTGGCGAGCGAGCGGACGCCATTTTCAAACGGCAGGGTGATCTGGTCCTCCGCAGCCAGCAGTTCACCGGCAGCGATCGCTGCGGTGCCGGATGCGAGGAGTCTCAAGAAATCGCGCCGCGTGGTCGCGGTAGCGGGAATCGAGGTCATGCCTTCCAACTAGCGGTGCTCCCGGACGATGGTTCAAACCTTCATTTTATAAAGGAACTCCAGAGCAGAAGCGACACGAGTTTCAAACGCGAGGTCGCTGACGAAGGATTGCGGCAGGGCCGTGATCCGTTAGTTTCGGGCGGTGGATCGCCCTTTCTCGTTGCCGTGAACCTTGCTCTCGAACTGGCGGCCTTTGCCGGGGTGATGGCCTTGGGGCAATTCAGTCCGGGGCCGGACATGGTCCTCCTGACCCGCACAGCCTTGTCCCAAGGGGCGAAAGCGGGGGCGATCATGGCCTGCGGGATTTCCAGTGGGCTGGCGATTCACATGACCTTTGCTGCCGGAGGACTGGCGCTGGCTCTCGAAAGGCTGCCGGCGCTGAACAAGGCGATCACTTGGGCCGCTGCGGCCTACCTCCTGTGGCTTGCCTATGGGATTGCGAAGGCTCACTTGGCACCAAAGGTCGCCGGAACTGCGGGAGAGGTCCCGGAAGCGAAGGGTGGAAATCCCTATCTCCGCGGCTTCATCTGCAATCTGCTCAACCCGAAGGTGATGGTGATCCTCGCGGCGGTCTGCGCCCCATTCCTGAAAGGCGAGCATCCCGGCTGGTGGCCCTTTGCGTTGTGGGCCTTGGTCGTGGTGCAGGGTGGTGTGCTTTGGTCCATCTGGGCATGGCTGCTCCAGTGGCCGCCGCTGCGGCTCCGCTACGAGCGCTCCGCGAAGTGGATCGATATCGCGTTTTCGCTGACCTTGGCCGCCTTGGCGCTGAAGCTGATCCTGATGGTGTGAAAGGGAAAAAGGGGCAAGCAACCGTGGGTTCGAATCCCACCCCTCCGCGCCCCACAAAAAAGCCCCGCCGGTAAAGGCGGGGCTTCTGGGAAAAAAACGGCGAGCTGCTTTCTTGATTACTCGTAGCTCGGTGCCTTGTGGCGGGTGAAGTAGCCGTTGCCCACGTACATCGACATCGGGTCGTAGTCCGGCAGCGGACCGGCATCCGGAGGCAGCGGGATATTGCCGAGCGTGGAGTCTTCCGGCTGGCTCTGGGCGATGTTCACCTGGGTGCCGACCTTCACGAGGTTATAGAATTTCGGAGCCAGGTTTTCGTGCATGCGGATGCAGCCGTGGGTGCAGGGAGTGTGCTTCACCCAGCCGGTGTGGAAGCCGTAGTTCGGCTTGAACTCGCACCAGTAGGGCATCGGCGTGCCCTTGAAGAGCCAGCCGCCCGGCTTGCTGGAAAGCATGGTCTTCCGCACGCTGTTGCCGGAGTAGGCATAGCCGTGGGTATTGGCGCGGTGGAAGTGCTCCTTGTTGAAGATCGTGAAATTGCCTGCCGGAGTGACCGAACCGGGGGCCCCCACGGAGACAGGCATCACCAGCAGCGGGCTGCCGTTTTCCATCACGTACACGCGCTGCTTGGAGAGCGAGACCTTCACCTTCACCGCGGAAGGATTCGACGGCTTCTTCGCGGGACGGTCATAGGATTGATAGGCGGCGAGACCACCTCCCGAAGAACTGCCGGTGGTGGAACAGGAAGAGAGGGCTCCCGCGGCGAGCGCGGCGGCGGCGAGGCAGAGCGGTTTGAGGAATTTCATGAGTAAAGACGTTCGGACCTAGGATTCAGAGATCGGAGGCTAGTGCAAGCACGCACCGGCGTTGGGGAAAGAGGCGGGGACTAGCGGATTTTTTCCCAAGAATCCACGCGACCGTTGCGGAAAAGCACCGTGGCCTTCCGGTAGGGGACGTAGACGACATCCGGACCCGCGTAATAAGGGTAGGGGTATCTCCCATAGCGCCAATTGTAGCCGTATCCGTAGCCCAGGCCGTAGGGCCCGAAATTGCCGTAGCTATTGGTCGGAAAAGCCGTGCTCGCGTTGTAGTCCCAGCGCAGCGTGGCATCCCCGCCTTCGCTGCCGTCAAAGACGCGGCTTGCCCGGCCCCAGGCGAGATACACGGCGTCCGTGTTCATCCCTTTTGCGATTTCTCCCTTGCGGACCAGATCCTGCTGCTTGGCTGGCAAACTCTCGAACATCGCGGGCTGCGCGGCGATGCGAGTCTCCGGCGTCGAGGGGGCGCAAGAGGCAAAAATCAGCACGGAAAGAGCCGCGGGCAACAAGAGCGCTTTCATGAACACCGGGATACACCGGGACCTGTGGTCCTGCAAACTTCCGACATCGTGAAAATTCGATCGCGAACTCGCTTGCCAATCGAGAATCGGTGAACGCAATCTCGCCGCGCAAACGTTCCCTCTGCTCGCCATGTCCGATCTGCTCGAAGACGAAGACCTTACCGCCGCCCTCAAGAAGTGCCCCGAGTGGGAACTCGAGAAGAAGTCGATTACCCGCACCGTCGAGTTCGAGGAATTCATGGAAGCGATCGACTTCGTCAACGATCTCGCCGAGATCGCCGATGAAGCGCAGCATCATCCCGACATCCGCATCCGCTACACGAAGGTGACCCTCACCCTCACCACGCACGATGCCGGTGGTGTGACCGAAGCGGATATCGAGCTTGCCCAGCGCATCGACAACCTCGTCGATTGATCGAGTCGCGAGTTTTCGCGAGCGATTCTCTTCCTTTCATGAAGGCCTGCATCACGCGGGCCTTTTTGTTTGGCGGCCTCTCCTTCCGGAGCGCTTCAAAGGAAGGCTCGGCAGCTTCGGCTATCAGCGTGTCTCTCTGTAGAGCCCGAGGAGCGGAGGGACGATAGTCCAGGAGATGCACCGCCGCCTGAGCCACTATACCCCAAAGCTCCAACGGGGCGGCCGGGAGAGATAGCCCGGGGTAAGCGCATAGCGTGCGCAAGCCTGGGTTGTCGGGGAAAGGGGATCGCACCCTGAAGGGGAGCCGGGATGCTTCTAACTTCTGCCGTCCCCGCAACTGCTCTCTCCGCCCCGCCTTTTAGCGAGGCATCATCAACTCGTCATCGTTGTAGCCGGTGATCTCCCGCAGCCCTTTCAGCAAGCGCGTGAGGATCAGGAACAGGATTCCCAACAGCGGAACCCCGATCGCGGCAAAGCCCGCCCAGGTCAGCTTGCCGATGATCTCGTTGTATTTCTCCAGCGCATCGATCGCCTTTGAGTCGAAGCCACGGAAGAACCACAAGGCGAGCACCACATTCATCGCGGCACTCAGGAAGAAGGATCCGGCGAAGAGCAGCGTGGCGCCTTTCAGGAGCTGCTGGTAGCGGGGCTCCTCATTCCGTTCGGCGATGCGCTTTTCGATCTTCGGCACATCGAAGATCGAGTCGTTGTAGAGGAAGAGCCGGATCAGCGGGGTGGCAGACTTCTGCGAACCCAGCACCGCGAAGGCGAGCACGAGCGGGATGAGTCCTTCCTTCACGCCGAAGAGCAGCCCGGCATTCGGCTTCACGGAGCCATCCGCATTCCAGAGGTAAAGTGTCAGTCCGCCGGAGAGCGCCACCGAAATGAGACCCAGTGCGGAGAAGAAGTTCCCCTTCCGCGTCTTGATGAAGTGCCACACGCCGTAGCCGAAGGGCAGCAGGAGCGCGATGATCATCGACCAGAGCGGGCCGATGTGCCACGGCTTCACCGGCTTCCCAAGCTTCTCCTGGATCGCAGGGTCCTTGCTCAGATAGCTGAGCACCATCACCGGGATCAGCACGTTGATGAAGATATTGACGAGCGGATGCTCTTGTTTGGGCTTCTCTTCGGCCATGGGGATTGCCTGCAGGGAAGCGGCTTGCGGGGGGAATGGGAACGAAAAAAGCCGGACGCTTCCGCCTCACTTGTCGAGCAGCCAGCGGAGGGCATCGGGCAATTCCGCCTTCCACGGTTCGGCCCGGTGCCCGTCCTCGTAGAGATGGTAGTGGACTTCATTGCCGCGCGCCCGCAGCGCATCCGCGAAATTCCGCACCCCGGAGATCTGGTCCAGCTCCTGGTGCAGCCCGGTCGGCGGATGATGGATGTCGGTGGCATCCTCCTTGGTCCCGACGCTCAGCCAGTATCTGGAGCTGTTCCTTGGAAAGCCGGGGACTTGCCGGGCCAGCCATTCCCTTTGCCACCAGAAGGAACCGGAGTGGCTGAGCACGGAGGAAAAGATCCCGGGATGCTTCAGCGAGGTGTACGCCACCTGTAGCCCGCTGAGACTGACCCCGGCGAGCAGATGCCCGCTTTCTTCCGAGACACCGCTGCGTTCCCTGAGCCACCGGAGCAGATCGATGGCGACGAATTCCGAATAGGCTTCGCTGCAGGTATAGTCATAGTGCCGCGCCTCGCCATCCAAGCGGGAAACGAAGAGACAGGCGATCGGCGGAATCTCGCCGCTACGCTGCAGCATCTCCAAGGTCGCTGGCGCTTCCATCGGCTCAAGATAGAGCTCGGCATCGAGAAAGATGCCGAGCATCCGGGCTTCGCTGACCGCGGGAAGATACCACGCCTTGCGCCGGTATTCGCCGGAGGCGCTGCTGAGTGCGATCTCTTCGAGATTCATCGTGGGGAGGGCCGTGAGCGAAAGTGCCGGGGCTGTGCCGGTGGAGATCTTTCTTATTCAGAATCGAAGCTTGGTCCGATGAAGCGGGCTCGGAAGTAGCCTTTGGTGGCCTCGGACTTGGGTGTGAAGAAGCTTCGTTCGATCCCTCGGGAATCCGGGCTTTCGTGTTGGATGTCGAAGAGTTCGCCAGGAACGTTCTCAGTCCAATTAACAAGGTCGGGAGAATACTCGATGGCGAGGCGGAATGGATCGAGTGCGATGTCGCTGCGACGCTGGACCTGGAAATAGGTCTTGCCTTTGCTTTTGTAGGTCTGGATCGGCCGGGCCTGATAGGGATAGGCCATCATATGTTCTTGGACAGCAGTGAAACCGTTGCCATCCGGATCGCCGATGTTGAGCCGGTATTCGTACCATTCAGGAAATCGTGGGGTCGCGTCGGGAAGCACTGCGGGGACCGGCATCATGCCGGGGCTGCCCGCGACCAGATTAAACGTGGAGAGTGCGGCGTCTCCGCGGAGAATGCGCCAGCCGCCCCCGGGAACACGATGGACGATAAGCCAGCCATCACCATCTTTTGAGAGGTGGAGGCCGTCTCCTGGAAGGGTGAAGGCTTTCCGCAAATCACCGGTGGCTGTAAAGAATGCGAGCAGGTGCTGGCCAGCGTCGTCCGTGCCTATGACGGCGAGGTCACGATCCTGCCACGCGGCGTCGGTGACATTCAGGGGAAGTTGGAAAAGAGGATTGAAATGGGGATAGCTGACCATGAAGCCCCCGCCGAAGATAGCGCGGGTGCGGTCAGGCGAGATTCTCAGGAATCCGGTGTAGGTCTCGCCTATGAGACCAATAAACGGGTAGACTGGTGCGCCGGTCGCATAGTCCAGGGTACGCAGCTCATTGTCAGAAGTTTGGTAGTGGAGACGGCTGGAGATGGCATCCCATCTGGAGTAGATGGGCCGGCTATGCCAGTGTCCGCGGGCCGGCGTGGAGGCGCCATGGCGGTTGAACCCCGAATCATTTGAGAGCTCGATGCTACTCCCGGCGAGCACCATGAAGGAAACGGATGCGGGGATTTTCCGATCCCAATCGGCAGAGCTGGAGGAAAGACCGTGACGGGTGACCAGACCTCCGCTGCGGAGAGCAAGCAGTGCGTTGTGGATGGGGTCATATTCCCAATCAATGATGCCATGCTCTGCCGAGCGTGCGGCACCAAAGCTATCCGACCCGGCAGCACGATGGCGCCAGGTGCCGGAAGCACGGTGGACGAGGATTTGGTCGCCGGTCTCGCCTTCCTCCAAGCCGTCCGGAGGAATCGGCGAGGCCCAGAAGGCGGAATCAGCAGCTGCGGGAGGCAAGCCTATCGGGCTGAGGCTCCAGCCACTGGCCGCGGCGGGATCCAGGGAGATGGCCCACACATTGCCCGCAGCCTCGCAGAGCGTCACGGCTTGCGCAGCAGGAACGGTGGAGTCGATATTCCACCATCGGTCGAAGAGGACGATCTCGTCTGCAGTGAGGATGGCACTGCCGCCATTTGAGAGAGAGATGGCAGCACGGATGCCGGACTTGCCAATGTGAGCGAAGGGTGGCGCGGTGGAATCGCCTTCAACGGTCAGCTTGCCCGAGTCAGTGAGAAGCAGCGAATTTCCGTTCACGGCAAAGACGCGGCCTGGGTCACTATTGATGAGAGGTGAATGAACTGCGGGCTCGGGAGTCAGCGCGGAGAAAGTGTCGCGGCTTACCGCCGTGCCACCAACTGCTCCTAAAATCTCACCAGTGAAGACCGTCTCGTTGCCGCTTCGAAAGAGCATCCGCAAATCGTGGAGACTGGAAGCCTCCGTGATCACGGCATCGGCAATCCCCGGGCCGATCCTTGGTTCGATGCTGATCGCCCAACCGGTGCCGCGGAGGGAGATCTGGCCATTGTTCGAAAGCAGCTTGCCGTGTTCGAGGGCGCCGGCGAGGAAGTGGGATTCTCCGGTGACCGAATCTGCGCGATAGAGTTGGGACTTCACGCCAAGGTAGATGCCGTCAGGCGCCAGCTCGAACTGATAGGCGGGGGTAGGGATCCTCAATTCGACCGGCGGCTGCCAGGTGCCTGCGGAAGCGTCGAAGCGCTGAATCTTGCGGCCGGTAGGATCGAGCAGGTGAATGACCGAGCCGCTGACCACCGGTTCCTGAAAGCCGGGATGCCCCGGCGGGTGGGGAGAGTCCCGTGTATGATCTCCCGGATCGTCATTAGCCACTCCGTTCGCATTGAAAGGCACTGCACGGTATTGAGCGGAGGCGGAGGCCTTGACGGTGGTGTCGATGAACTCCGGAACGTCTGAGGAAGTGCGGCCAACCTCGAACCAGAAGATCCAATTTCCGAAGCGGCGCTGCACACTGTAGCCCGTGACGTTGCCACCGCTTTCCGGAGTCCAGGTGATCCTTACCTTGCCTGCATCCACGGAAACATTTGCGCTGATAGGACCGCGATCGGGAACTGCATCAGGAGCCGGGACGCGGACCTCGAGTTCGTGGGTGAGGATGCCCGGGCCTTTCCTGGTCACCGGGGCGATGGTGTAGAAGTAGCTCTTCCCGGGCGTAACGGCCTTATCCATGTAGCGGGTTGAATTCTTCGGCAGGCGAACTTCGACCGGGGAGACTTCGAAGAATTCATCGCGACGGTAGATGACATAGGCGGTCTCGGTGGTCGCCATATCATCCCAACGGAGCTCCACGCCGTCGCCGGAGGCATGGACTTCGCGCCAGTTCTGGGCACCCCCTTTTGGGCCCGCGATGCTGGAGGTGGTGACGCGCACCGGGGGGCCGGTCTCGATTTGATCTCCGCGGAGAAGGACGAGACGCCATTCGCTAGCCGAGCCGGAGGCGAGGTTGGAGATGATGAGGCCTCCTTGGCTATGGGAATAGGTTCCGTAGGTCGCAAAAGCCACTCCTGCCTGGATTCGCCGGGACTCCAAACGGACTTCGGTGACATCTTCCGGCAGCTGGCCCCAGTAGAGGGTGTAGCCGTTGTTGTGCACGCGGCTTACCGTGATAGCGGGTGCGGCCGCCATCAGGGAGGATGCAGAGGCAAGCAGAGCGAAAAGAGGAAACAGGTGGCGGGACATCGCGGGAGGGAACGGGCGGCGGGGACCTATCTCCGGGAGCCACTGTTAGAGCAACTGCAAATCAGCCGGATCTGCTGCTTGGAAAATGCAGTGTGGCCATCGTGCCGTGCGTGCCTC
This portion of the Luteolibacter luteus genome encodes:
- a CDS encoding L,D-transpeptidase, whose translation is MKFLKPLCLAAAALAAGALSSCSTTGSSSGGGLAAYQSYDRPAKKPSNPSAVKVKVSLSKQRVYVMENGSPLLVMPVSVGAPGSVTPAGNFTIFNKEHFHRANTHGYAYSGNSVRKTMLSSKPGGWLFKGTPMPYWCEFKPNYGFHTGWVKHTPCTHGCIRMHENLAPKFYNLVKVGTQVNIAQSQPEDSTLGNIPLPPDAGPLPDYDPMSMYVGNGYFTRHKAPSYE
- a CDS encoding 4a-hydroxytetrahydrobiopterin dehydratase, with the translated sequence MSDLLEDEDLTAALKKCPEWELEKKSITRTVEFEEFMEAIDFVNDLAEIADEAQHHPDIRIRYTKVTLTLTTHDAGGVTEADIELAQRIDNLVD
- a CDS encoding alpha/beta hydrolase — encoded protein: MNLEEIALSSASGEYRRKAWYLPAVSEARMLGIFLDAELYLEPMEAPATLEMLQRSGEIPPIACLFVSRLDGEARHYDYTCSEAYSEFVAIDLLRWLRERSGVSEESGHLLAGVSLSGLQVAYTSLKHPGIFSSVLSHSGSFWWQREWLARQVPGFPRNSSRYWLSVGTKEDATDIHHPPTGLHQELDQISGVRNFADALRARGNEVHYHLYEDGHRAEPWKAELPDALRWLLDK
- a CDS encoding VC0807 family protein, translated to MAEEKPKQEHPLVNIFINVLIPVMVLSYLSKDPAIQEKLGKPVKPWHIGPLWSMIIALLLPFGYGVWHFIKTRKGNFFSALGLISVALSGGLTLYLWNADGSVKPNAGLLFGVKEGLIPLVLAFAVLGSQKSATPLIRLFLYNDSIFDVPKIEKRIAERNEEPRYQQLLKGATLLFAGSFFLSAAMNVVLALWFFRGFDSKAIDALEKYNEIIGKLTWAGFAAIGVPLLGILFLILTRLLKGLREITGYNDDELMMPR
- a CDS encoding cytochrome c gives rise to the protein MKRFFPLILLAPLLTLAVEKKIELPVEPMKFKEGKGSELANAYCYTCHSVEYIATQPPMPRKFWEAAVLKMRDKFGAPIPEESVQPLIDYLTENYGKK
- a CDS encoding LysE family translocator — translated: MNLALELAAFAGVMALGQFSPGPDMVLLTRTALSQGAKAGAIMACGISSGLAIHMTFAAGGLALALERLPALNKAITWAAAAYLLWLAYGIAKAHLAPKVAGTAGEVPEAKGGNPYLRGFICNLLNPKVMVILAAVCAPFLKGEHPGWWPFALWALVVVQGGVLWSIWAWLLQWPPLRLRYERSAKWIDIAFSLTLAALALKLILMV
- a CDS encoding molybdopterin-dependent oxidoreductase — translated: MTSIPATATTRRDFLRLLASGTAAIAAGELLAAEDQITLPFENGVRSLASYPGKRPLILLTSRPPQLETPFSIFNEGVLTPNDAFFVRYHLSNIPLSIDTETFRLSIKGSVGTPLSLSLDDLKNNFEQVETVAVAQCSGNSRGFIQPRVGGGQLGNGAMGNARWKGVRLKDVLEKAGVKPGAKQVSFDGLDTAVMPGTPDFVKALDLGKALDGEILIAHSMNGEDLPMLNGFPIRLVVPGYYATYWVKHLSEITVLDQPFEGFWVKTAYRIPDTAGACVPPGTAPANTIPINRLNVRSFITSHPDGAVVKAGEQVSIRGIAFDGGEGIKEVQFSGDGGKTWIATTLGEDLGRFSFREWTLIHQARAKGRAEWKVRAFNRVGESQPAEALWNPAGYMRNVVETVNVEIA